The sequence below is a genomic window from Takifugu flavidus isolate HTHZ2018 chromosome 11, ASM371156v2, whole genome shotgun sequence.
TTCCCACCAAAAAGCCTGTGGCCAGCGCCACGGTGCAACActaccagcagcagaacctgaacaacaacaacaccataCAGAACTGCAACTGGCAGGGACTTTACTCCACTATCAGAGAGAGGTGGGTGCAGCCAGAGAGAAACAGCCTGAATAACCTGAATAAAAGCCGTTAAAACAGCGCGCGGCACTTCCGCCTAATGCTTATTAAACTTGCATGACATGTGCAACAGTAAAGTATTATCAACAGTATGGTCTCCTcagggtgcgtgtgtgcgtgtgtgtgtgtgtgtgtgtgtgtggtgtgtgtgtgtgtgtgtgtgtgtgtgtgtgtgtgtgtgtgtgcggtgggtGTTCCCACcgctctgtcctctgctgggGGGGTATCTCTGTTTACACCCCCCCCCGCTCCGGCGGACTCTGCCGCGCTGACACAACACAGGGCGGACGAGCGCCGGCTCGCTTTCCTGTACTGAAAGCACAATATTTACCTTGGCCTGTCAGTAAAGGACACCAGCTGTCCACAGCTAAAAGTCCGCTTTCTGTCCCGGCTTTGTTGTCCCTCCAGAACCCGATGGGTGGTATTTACCCGCCCCGCTGACATGTTCCACTACTCAATAATATATGAACACAGCTTTAATGTCAGAGGCATTTTTTTCACACTAGGGATTTTCCAGTCAGTCCATTGTCCCGTTTCCCAGTTTGACTTGGTTCATGTCAGGAAATCGGTCGGCTGTTGCCGTGTCATACTAAAAAACTCTCCGTCTCAAtcatttaaattgattttttccTTCTGTATCAGAGATTTTGCTTATTTTCCGCGGCTAAACTacacctctttctccttctgctTGTTTCCCTTCATAGAAACTCAGTCATGTTCAACAACGAGCTGATGGCAGATGTCCACTTTGTGGTGGGACAAAATGGAAGGACGGAGCGGCTGCCGGGACACAGAGTAAGACTCCCATCAGCCAGTAACGTCACGGCAGCGGGGAGGAAATTAACAAATGAGCTATCTGCCCCGGTCTCCTTCGTATCAGATGAGCGCTAAAAACAATGGTGATCTTTGCCAGCTGTAATGGCACCACGGAGTCCTTTGTGCTCCCCTCTCATTTCTGCAGCCATGTGTCTTCTGGAGACAGTCCTCAATTATTTATGCAAATCAGGCGGAAGGACAGAGGCACAGCCAGGCAAGGAGGGATATCCTCTTCAGCAGTCAAAACGGCGGAGAGGtgctggcggcggcggcggcggcggcctttGTCTCAGCTGTAACGCAGCTTTTCACAGCCAACGCTGCAATTACTCAACTTTTAATCAAGCGCAGCCAGTCAGAGACAATTACAGTGATAAGGCAATGATGCATTCTGCTCCCCATTGCACACATTAGCGATACGTTTTCAGTCATTAACTAACAGCAACACAAATCTGAACACATCTGAACAAGTTCTTAGTTGCCTTAAATCCCACCTTTAGGCTGGCTCTGCTAGGATCTGAATATAGTATTTACACTAAATCGGCCAATGCTGCAGCTATGAGTTCGACTTGACCGTCCATCTCGCGTACCTATTTCTGTTCTTCCTGCCTTATCAGTGATTAGCAGGTGAAGTGCACGGTACTATAGAGAGCAGGGCAGAGAGGACACTAGAGTTAATGCTGAGGACAGGTGCTGGTGGGAGGTGGTGGCATTTTCAGGCTGCAATCTTTATTGTGTCCATTTGGCAGGATGTCAGATACCCATTATGATTTAATTTACAACACTATGTCCTCCTAAGATGGAGGACATGGCTTGCAGCTGAACGCAGTAAGGCACAGGAGCATCTATGAATGCAAAGGGCCAAGTGGGGGCAGCAATTTTTCTTtaatatgctgcttttatttggcTCTGAATCTGGATAGGGACTGTTTATCGACTGCCTGGAAATGGAAGAGATGTTCCCACcagtacaaacacacaactgaGCGCCGTCGTGGTGTAATTAGAGCAACGATGTCGCTAAAATCATAATGGGTTGTGTCTGATTTCATCATAAGTTCAGAGAAGTCATCAATTACAGCAAATTGAACTCTTGCTTTGCCCGCTGCACTTGTGCtatttggcctttttttttttttacatggaCAATCTTGGTTATCAACTTTGTCCTCAGGGGAAATAAGGGTTTGATATTTTCTCATTATGTGAGAAAAGCAACAAGTTAAAGACCTCCAGTCATCACAATTTGTGCAGACTGGGCTATCCTTAAAGGAAAATAGATTTCTTAATGGGGGAAACAAGTGCTACAATTGAACTAATTTCTTCCCAACATTCTTCCCAACATTCCCTCTATAAACCCAGTGGCGGCTGAGTTTTTCTGAGATTCTTTTCGCTCACGTCGGCaccttgttttctctcttcctcccgaCAGTATGTTTTGGCTGtgggcagctcagtgttccatgCGATGTTTTATGGCGAATTAGCCGAGAACAAGGATGAAATCCATATTCCGGACGTGGAACCGGCAGCATTTTTGGCGATGCTGAAGTAAGTGTTGTCTTCTGCAGCCCTTTtttcagctgatcctctcaccGGCTCTTTTACTCTCATTACTGTATGTGCTGGAGAGCTTCATCAGTTTGATGGAAGTTCTTTaccacctttaaaaaaagaacattttctgtttttattttgattccCTTGTCTGTGTTTCATGCTGAATCACTTTATATTAACTCGGACATCCTGTTAGCCCCCCACCTCCTTCTATCAGTCTATATTTTAGATCTTCTGCCACATGAGGGACAAAATTGTCCTCTCCTGTGAGATTGATTTGAGCTGGGATTTCTATTTCCAGGAAGGCTACAACTCTTAACACTTTCAACCCCTTTTCTGTAAAGCTGAGAGAAGCTTTTTCTTTGCATCGACAGGTACATTTACTGTGATGAGATTGACCTGAGTGCAGACACGGTCTTGGCTACTCTTTACGCAGCCAAGAAGTACATTGTCCCTCACCTGGCGCGTGCCTGCGTCACCTTCCTGGAGACCAGCCTGAGTGCCAAGAACGCTTGTGTCTTACTCTCCCAGAGCTGTCTGTTCGAGGAGCCAGAGCTGACGCAGCGTTGCTGGGAGGTGATTGATGCCCAGGCTGAGCTGGCGCTACGCTCGGAGGGCTTCTGCGACATCGACGCCCAGACCCTGGAGAGCATCCTACAGCGAGAAACACTCAACACTAAAGAGATAGTCGTATTCGAGGCAGCGCTCAGCTGGGCTGATGCTGAGTGCCAAAGGCAGGAGATCACATCGTCCACCGATAACAAACGCAAGGTTCTGGGCAAAGCCATATACCTGATACGTATCCCTACTATGGCTCTGGATGATTTTGCTAATGGAGCAGCCCAGTCTGGCGTGTTGACACTGTCAGAAACCAATGACATCTTCCTGTGGTACACGGCAGTCAAGAAGCCTGAGCTGGAGTTTATGAGTCAGCCCAGGAAAGGCCTGAGCCCCCAGCGATGCCACAGATTCCAGTCCTGTGCCTACCGGAGCAACCAGTGGCGTTACCGGGGCCGCTGTGACAGTATACAGTTCGCCGTGGATAAAAGAGTCTTTATCGCCGGGTTCGGACTGTACGGATCGAGTTGCGGCTCGGCAGAGTACAGTGCCAAGATCGAGCTGAAGCGTCAGGGAGTGCTGCTGGGACAGAACCTCAGCAAGTACTTCTCCGACGGCTCCAGCAACACTTTCCCCGTGTGGTTCGAGTACCCGGTCCAGATCGAGCCCGACACCTTCTACACAGCCAGCGTGGTCTTGGACGGAAATGAGCTGAGCTACTTCGGACAGGAGGGGATGACAGAGGTGCAGTGTGGGAAAGTGACTTTTCAGTTCCAGTGCTCCTCTGATAGCACCAACGGGACGGGGGTGCAAGGAGGGCAGATTCCCGAGCTCATCTTCTATGCCTGACGGCCCTGGTGTGAACATTTAGACTAACTCCGTGCACttagagagagaagaaaatgacCACTTACTGCTTCGTGTAAATCcgtgttatttattttgtcactatgttaaaaaaaaaaaaaagctcagacCTGTGAAATGGTCTTGTGTGGTTTTTATTTCAGTGAATGATCCACTTAAGTAGGATCACACCCCTGTCTTAAATGTTAGAACGTCCAAATGTGTGggtgagcaaaaaaaaacaacaatatgtTGCACTGAACGTGCatgtaaatatgaatatatGTAAATTCAGAAATGTATATGATGCCACACATGTGGCCAATGCTGTCCACTAAGAGGTTTATAATGAATAGGCTTCAATATGCTTATTATGTCTATGCTTGCATAGAATGCACATGTTTTTGCAGCAATATCTCACCTCATGTTATTCATGTCATGACTGAATTGGGCCACTGGCATCATAAAGGCTCCATCTCACCCACTGTCCATCTAAGGTTTAATCGATCATTTGGTCATTTAGGACGCACCAGCTCAAATGAGACATCAGAAACTGCACCAGTAGCATATTGTCCTGCACCTGCACCCGCATCCATCATTCCACCTTTAATTTCTACTAGTCTCATTAATGTTTGCAGGAAATCTTCATTCATCGCGGTGAATTCTTGTGTTGCCTGTATTTGGACAGAGCTGCTCCCTTCCATCGACTGTGTAATGCTAACTGTTGTGGCACCCTGGTCTCTGTTTACAGCAGGATGGTGGGAGATTGCTTCAGTGTCAGACTTCTACTTCTCTTGAACTCCCATCCCCAGTGTGATCTTCTCCCATCCGTATTTGCGGTAGATGCTACAGAATTGCACTGATGTTTACCACTGAAGTTCTTAAGATCATGTTTCactattttgttttaatttatgagGCGCACCTTCTGTGGTTTGATTTTCTCTGCGACGTGGTGGATTTTTCTGCTGCGGGATGAACTCTCTCAGTCCTGTCTGCTGATGACGATGAATGGACAACGCTGAAGTTGCTGTCCTGTGTTTACGTGCTACAGTGCTGGGAGACCGACGAATGTGTACAAGTATTGATGCAAATAAACGAAACAATTGGTGCAAGTCGTTTGTACGTCTGTGGATTAATACAGGTGTCACCAGCGAGATATGTTAAATCAATATTTACAGGCAAAATCTTTTTCCTGCTCAGACATCTGCAAAGTCAGCGATGCCGGAAATGCTGCCGGGCAGGTTGCATCACGCAGATAATGGCTCCACAACATCGCAATCACACACTGCCAAGTAGGAAAAGATAGAAGGGGAATGAGATTAGCACGTGAAATATCGAAAACACGACGCACATCAGGTGTTCCAGTCAAGCTCCTTTTCCTCTTGTCTAGCTGCTGATGGGGGGAAAGACAGCAATTCCCTTTCTAAAGGAAATGTGCTGGTTCTAATTTAAAAGACAGCACGCTGAGAAAATGAATTGATTTAGAAATCTTCCACTTTCTCATTTCTGCATTTACTTTTATTCATTGAAGATTTAGGGGGGGGAGCTAGTTCCAAATTGCATTCTGAATGTCATGTGGTGACATTGTTCCTGAAACTGCAGATTCTTCTCCGCCTGCACACGTTGTCTTAAATAACACATCTCTAAATGATCACGATAAAACCATCGCTGCATCTCAAGGAGAACTGCGTCCCTCTGTGAAGGTTCGCTCAAATAGATGATAACGTCATGGAGCTTGCGGTGGGTATTTGATTAGCAAGGCACTCAATAATGCAGAGATCTGGTTTGACTCTGCCAATGAGCATGAGAGCTTTGATGAATTAAAGCCAGTCTGTTGGACGACTGGTGCTTCAGCCAGATTTTTCATGATTAAGGCACTAATGTTGCAAGCACGATTATTAGTCACGCTGGAAGTGACAGGGGAATATGCCAAGAGTCAGAAGTAGGCCTGCTTTCAAGGCTCCATCAAGCACACAGTGGAACATTTCAATATTTGGTCAATGGAACCTCCCTTTAAAGTCCTTTGATCATTTTCTGCACGGGCTGAATGCAGTAAAACCTTTGTCATTTCAAATTCTGCCAGATGATTTGTCAGAAAGATAACGGAGAAAACtatattttctctgtttttaaaactCTAATGAGCATAGACCTCCACCTGGCCTCTCCAGCTGACCCCAAAACCTTCTGAAAGGTCAtaatttgaaatgtaaattgaagGAGTTTAAATCAAAAGAAGCAGGAGGCAGCATCTGTTATTATGAGCATTTAACTGACTAGGTTGGTTCTCGCTCTCAGCTCATGAAACACAGCTTGGAAAGATCTCGTGTGCTGTGTTGAAAAAGGGGATCTGACCCTCCCTGGTGGCCTCTCACAATAGTTCGGTGAGTATTTCCTGTCTTTTACACCAAAGGAGATGTATCATTTCACCATTTGATTCTTCAATTTTTAATGGCATGTATCCATGTGTCATTTCCCTCCAAAATCTGCTAATAACATCAAACGGTTTTCAGGATTTCTCACACTGAATTTCCTCTTAGCACAAAGATctcaataaataatttaaagtGTTTTCAGATTTGCATCTGTTGACCAGAGTATGTGATGACATGTGTACCTTAGCCCTAATCCCAAGTTAGAGCAGGTGAGGGGAATCTGGGAGACATTGGTCGTCTTTCCCATGAATGTCTCACTGAGGTCTTAATTACTGTTCAATAGGAATTAAGGATAAAAAGATCCAGTCTGTCATTAGGGAGGGCTGTGGATTACAACTGATCAACATTCTTAATACGACGCATCGTTCCAAGCACAGATAAGAGTGTGAGAAGCAGCTCGGGGCCGGAGTGGGATGCTGGAGTCAGACAATGTTCCACCATCGGTGCCTGGAGACGAGGCTGAAGATGGTTTACTCGTAGCAGCCCGAAGCAGCCTGAACCTGCCCGGactgtacctgtgtgtgttttggattcCGTGGCAGATTTTTGCATCTGATAATCTTAGAATTTCATGATAAAATGCTTTAGGCGACCGGTGTTTGGCTAAATTCAGCAGTGGACAGTGTAGCCAGCGATGGGTGACGTGTGAGAACTTTAAACTTCAGACCCACTatgcagatggaggaaaacaatGCCTCCATGACTACTTCTGTCGCCTCCGTTTCACCTTCTAGGCCTCTAAAGAACTGCCCAACAAAATCAATGTCAATGATCCATCTCGGAGTTATTGCTTATGGTCGGGCCCTTTTTTGGATGCATGGCAGggtttttcttgccactgtgcTTCCCACTTATCTAGTGTATTTATCTATTCATTGGTAGCATCAGAGCTAAATCGCTCCAAAAGGCTGACGGACCAGCTTTTATGTGGGATTAGCCTGTTAATCGTGGTGTCACTCAGCGTCAAAAGGATCAATATGGCTGAGATTTCTGGGGGTAGTCGGGTATCGGGTGAAACATGATTGCCTTAAAAGAGTAGCcgcatcatttcctttttttcgtTGGACAATGGGAGCTGCAGAGCTTATCCAGAGATCCAGTGATGGCGATTCTGGGAACAACCTCAAAGTGATGTGTACTACCAAAAATATGGGTAAATCGTCTAAATGTATATTTATCCTGTGAAAAAGTATTCCAGAAGGTACACTTTGGCAAAAGTAGttctcacacgtgcacgttgaAAGCCGGTTTTGATGCTGATGTGTTATGCAAATTGAGCTATTTATTCACACAACCGTGGAGTCGTACATACCTGTCACCCACAAACCCTTACGGTGAGGCTTGATCAAAACCTCCAATGTTGGCAGCTTCCCACAGAGCAGGGTGATGAGGGCTGAGCAGGCTACTTTTCTATGTACTCTGGAGCCTCTTTTCATACTGAAGCATGTCCTCCAAGGCAGCACCGTGGCTTTGATTGTATGGAGTAAAGGGCCCTCCTTTCCCCAGGGTCTGATATAATGAGGGTGAGCGTACTACACATGATCTGCAGCTCTCTCAAACAAGATACTTGAAACAGCCCGGGCCTGAAACGGAACAACAGCACTGGTTTGTCCCTACACACGGTCCAGCTCCATCTGGGCCGGCAGACGTGCTGAGGGTGATGTGTTTTACAGCACGTTAGATAGTTCCAGAGAGCGTCCATTCACGACCTGAACGCTGCCTTTCCAGCCTAATTATTTCCTCGATGTACAAAAGAAGCAGACTTTGAATGAGCACATTCGTGGTTTGCATTGTATCTGTTTTTCCATATTCAGACACTATCTGCTGGAGAATCTTATCACTTAGCAGCAGGGAGTCTGGCAATCAAGACAGACGCTATACAGGcataaataaaagtgtttgtcCCACAAATCCGCAGTCAGCACAATTTCGCTGTACAGGATGCGTCCCGCTTCCCAGAAGAGccaattaattttattttatgaatgcctgtttcctctccttttgaCCTTCAACAGACGGAACAGTTCTCAGCAGGCAAATTCAGTCTCAATCACTGGAAGTAATAACAGTCAAGATGCTACGAAGGGATCTGAAACCCAACTGGGTGGGCAAACCTGTTAAAGCTTTATCTCTTGTTTCTGACCTTTTCTACGTCTCGTTTAGCAAAAACCGTTTAGCCCTCCGTATCTCAGTGTCGACACAATTAGTATCGCTCGCGATAGCCAACCGCCAGGGTGCATTCTGCTCTAATACATAATGACAACACTCGTATTCCGCGTAAATATGCTAATTCCTTTGTTAATCATAGAATAAGCAGCGTGAATTCACAGCGGCGCGGCATCTCTGCGATCTGTCTACGTAAACATCCCCACAGCTGCGAGATCCTGGCATAATTGTCAAGCTGGTGATGATTCTGATGTTGGTGAAGCAAACAATCTTTTCCTCATCTTACCATTAACGGAGATAATTAGCACCAGCTGCCTCGGCTGTCAGGGATGGAAAGACAATTTCAGAGGAGCTTTAAAGCATCAGACGGGACCTTTTGTCACGTTTTAGAAGAAGGAAAACGTCAGCGTGGGCTTAAATGCAGGGTGACAGAAAATGGCTGCACTTTGGCAGCAAACAACACTGATAGTTTCATTTAATTGGCAGGTGaggttgagaggaggagaagtcAATGTTCTGCCCAGTGGTGTGAAAAAGTGTCCGGTCCATTCCGGATTTTTTGCACGTTTTTTTGCACTTAAAGGTTTCAGAGCATCAGGCCAATTGAAATGTTTGTCAAGGATATCACAAAAAACAAGTTTAAGTTATGTCCTTTGCAGAATTGTTGTAATTCAGCCACACTGGAGGGTTTTCAAGCACCTTTTGAAGGTCCTGCCACATCATCTCAACCACATTCAGGTCCTGACGTTGACCAGGCCACTCCAAAgtcttcattttgtttttcttgggcCGTCCAGAGGTGGACTTGGATCATCGTCCTGCTGTGGAACCCAAGTGAGCTTCAGCTGAAGGTCACGAAGGCTGAcgttattccttttttttttttttttggtagacATCAAAATTCATGGTTCCACTTAACACAACAATTCTTCCAGATCTTGAAGCAGCTTAATCTCATCAATCCACAGAGTATTTTCCCAAATGTCAAGATGTTTTCTGACAAAACTGTTTGCCCAGCAGAGGTTTTTTGTTGGAACTCTGCCACGCAGGCTATGTGTGCCCAATCTGGTGGAATTATGAAGTCTGACCTTCACTGAGGCACCTGAGACCTGCAGTTCTTTGGATGTTGTTGTAGGGTCCTTTGTGATTTCTTGATGAGTTGTAATTTTGGTTGTACCTCCTGGAAAAGGTTCCATGTCTTTGTGGATAAGGGCTCTCATTGTGGTAGCTGGAGTCCCAAGCTTTAGAATCCCAATCCCAAACTGGAGTCCCAAGCTTTGGAGTTAGTTTTAGAACCTTTTCTAGACTGATAAGACTGAAGGACTGAGTTTCTCATTTGTTCCATCATTTCTTTTGGCTCTTGAACATCTTCTGGTCTGATTCCCTTTGTCAGGCAGGTCCTATTTAAGTTGCACCTTCGttaaaaaacagctttttttaaaatttttgttATCTTTGtagaaaatgtaaatttgtttcGTGATCTCAAAGATTTTGACGAGcctgcaaaaataaagaaatcaggAAGGAGCAAACCCTTTTCACACCACCGTCTGTTGTGTCAGACTGTAAGACGtgaacacattttaaacatttttctaCCTTTCAGATCCATActcttccatcatctccatcagtAATTGGAGCTTTTATCTCCACCTCTCATTCAGAGAGACGCATTTGCATCactctgagctgctggaaaTGATAACAGGTCACCAGAAACaaaagtttcatttttaaaaacagaacgATCGGGCCCACTCCATGCGCCCCAGAGTATGTGagcaattattttatttataattaatATGAAATGCAGACAACATTTGATGGAAGTGGAATATTGTGAGCTGGTGACGCTGCACGTGTGCGTGGGTGGAATTCACAGCGATGTGTAAGGACCTTCTGAACTCAATATTTATCTTGCTGGGAGTGTGAGGAATAAAGGCTGGACAACCCGTCTCATACCTGCAGAGATCACTTCAAGGTTTAGAAGAATACTAAAGTACGGGCGGTGCTGGGACATTTTCAGAGAACTATTGAcgtgcccttgagcaagttaCTGCACCCCTAAATGCTCAGACAACTTACCAACCCTGACCCACCTTCGTTAATGACGGCACATACATGTGTTCATTATGTCTTCACGTGTCCTGTGTGTAATAAACAGTGTAAAAAAGCAATTCCCTCTGTTGTATTAATAACATCTTTCTTCTCTACAGGGGGGGCGTGCCACCCTGCAGCTGGTTAGTTGGTCAAGGTCAGTTTTTATACCAAAACCATGACAGAGTGAGAAAGAGAAGACAGGACACagtgagaggaagtgatgtccTCTTTTAAGGATACTGTCAGTATGCAGGACCCAGGAAGTGCATCAGTGTCATCGTCCTCCCTGATGCTGTGTGTGacatcacacactcccaccTACTCACTGAACAGGGAGCAGGCTGGAGTGGCCGACGTGCTGCACTCACTGATAAGCTCAACATTCACTTTTGGACCTAAGCCAGTGCATTTAGACACCATCATATTCTCACTTAATAAATATGTTCCAGATCCACATCAGCGCTGGTCGAGTTCTCctgataaataaatatacaaCACCCTGAGTGTTTGTTGATGTAATATTATGACATAAATATGATGGGATATATCGCTTGGTTAGGGAGTATTGGCTGTATACTACttttcacaatgcattatgggatacatggAGTGCACTAAATAGGATACAATCATCCTCACTTAGCATTCACCCCCCTACAGAATGCCTccctagttagtgcactataTAAGAATTTGGGGGTAATTTTGGACACAGCTAAAGTGTACAGGTGATCCACACTGTGTCACAGTGCGAAGAGGTCAAGTCCCTACCTCATAAAGCGATCCTCATCCAGCCCACAGCCTGGGCCAGATGAAAACCCGGTATTTCCAGCCACGTGTACTGCATTTCTTCCTTCGGGTTTTTGTTCAATTTCGGCACAAAAGAGAtataaagagaaataaaaaaaggaacaaatgaGAGACGGaacaaaaccacattttaacACTGCCATTGCCACTTCCTGTGAACAGCAAGATTAACACTGTAGATCCACCAccttgtgttgaggtagatttgGAACACCGCAGGGCAAAAGgctaattacattttttatgtCTTCACCAAAGAAAGAACAGAAACGAAGGCACGCAGCTTTAATATTATCTCGCTGCACTTGCAAAGTAAGCAAATGTGTTGTAAAAGTGCACGGCTGGGGGATGAGCAGTGAGACTGTAAGCAAGACACTA
It includes:
- the btbd3b gene encoding BTB/POZ domain-containing protein 3, encoding MVDAKGRNMKCLTFFLMLPESVKSKSSKSSKKANASGSSKLPPVCYEIITLRSKKKKKMAADIFPTKKPVASATVQHYQQQNLNNNNTIQNCNWQGLYSTIRERNSVMFNNELMADVHFVVGQNGRTERLPGHRYVLAVGSSVFHAMFYGELAENKDEIHIPDVEPAAFLAMLKYIYCDEIDLSADTVLATLYAAKKYIVPHLARACVTFLETSLSAKNACVLLSQSCLFEEPELTQRCWEVIDAQAELALRSEGFCDIDAQTLESILQRETLNTKEIVVFEAALSWADAECQRQEITSSTDNKRKVLGKAIYLIRIPTMALDDFANGAAQSGVLTLSETNDIFLWYTAVKKPELEFMSQPRKGLSPQRCHRFQSCAYRSNQWRYRGRCDSIQFAVDKRVFIAGFGLYGSSCGSAEYSAKIELKRQGVLLGQNLSKYFSDGSSNTFPVWFEYPVQIEPDTFYTASVVLDGNELSYFGQEGMTEVQCGKVTFQFQCSSDSTNGTGVQGGQIPELIFYA